The following coding sequences are from one Gossypium raimondii isolate GPD5lz chromosome 4, ASM2569854v1, whole genome shotgun sequence window:
- the LOC105779569 gene encoding protodermal factor 1, with translation MERQRSKQVCLLMWVLVAALFSHNMVIAVTSTGLGEQKNYYPAPDPHAGTPPSGSHGTPPSSGGGSPPSHGTPSHGGGYHPSPTPSTPSGGNCGTPPHDPSTPSTPSHTPSHGTPPSSGGGSPPSYGGGSPPSYGGGSPPSYGGGSPPSYGGGSPPSYGGGSPPTTPIDPGTPSIPSPPFFPAPTPPIGGTCDFWRSHPTLIWGLLGWWGSVGNAFGVTNAPGLGTSMSLPQALSNTRTDGLGALYREGTASFLNSMVNNRFPFSTKQVRETFVAALGSNSAAAAQARLFKLANEGHLKPRT, from the exons ATGGAGAGGCAAAGAAGCAAGCAGGTTTGTTTGTTGATGTGGGTTTTGGTTGCTGCCTTGTTCTCCCACAACATGGTCATTGCAGTGACCTCCACTGGCCTTGGTGAGCAGAAAAACTACTATCCAGCTCCTGACCCTCATGCTGGAACTCCCCCTTCAG GTTCACATGGCACACCACCATCTTCAGGAGGTGGATCACCTCCCTCTCATGGAACCCCATCACATGGAGGTGGTTACCACCCTTCACCAACACCATCAACGCCTTCGGGTGGAAATTGTGGAACTCCCCCACATGACCCTTCAACTCCATCAACACCATCACACACTCCTTCTCATGGTACTCCACCATCATCTGGAGGTGGTAGTCCCCCATCGTATGGAGGAGGCAGTCCCCCATCGTATGGAGGAGGCAGTCCCCCATCATACGGAGGTGGCAGTCCCCCATCATATGGAGGTGGCAGTCCCCCATCATATGGAGGTGGCAGTCCACCAACTACTCCTATTGATCCAGGAACTCCAAGCATTCCCTCACCTCCATTCTTTCCTGCTCCAACTCCACCAATTGGTGGTACATGCGA TTTCTGGAGGAGTCACCCCACACTGATATGGGGTCTGCTTGGTTGGTGGGGCAGTGTAGGCAACGCATTTGGCGTGACCAACGCTCCTGGACTTGGAACAAGCATGAGCTTGCCCCAAGCACTTTCAAACACACGTACTGATGGACTTGGGGCGCTTTACCGGGAAGGAACAGCCTCATTTCTCAACTCCATGGTGAATAATAGGTTCCCATTCTCGACTAAGCAAGTCAGGGAGACTTTTGTTGCAGCACTTGGTTCAAACAGCGCTGCAGCAGCTCAGGCTCGTCTCTTCAAGCTTGCCAATGAAGGCCACCTCAAGCCAAGGACCTAA
- the LOC105779567 gene encoding uncharacterized protein LOC105779567 — protein MLNRGTKLKAWHGQKKYPVVVPVMFVVSVSVALVFLFHRNDEKRIQAYGLPPERKWNRFESLVQFNPKREFRNGTDLIWQIPDSPKAVLFLAHGCSGRAVNFWDKSPKCPECVGLPEERLLVLHALARKFAVLTISSAGRCWAFGEERLIVEDIITWWVKRQNLGKLPLVALGASSGGYFVSAIANDLKFSSITLVIAEGLFDHMDIREDYPPTLFVHMPKDLRRQQKITEFIEVLRNKGVDVAEIECMELPLSPTFLFDRIPGLDQTISATLFNLFREKGFVDENGYMKRDGRATRWKDALQDSKPNLLEKDLVHPVEEELNLAFAYHEMTSLQSEEIFKWFESHMA, from the coding sequence ATGCTGAATCGTGGAACAAAGTTAAAGGCATGGCATGGACAAAAAAAATACCCGGTTGTGGTCCCAGTTATGTTTGTGGTATCAGTCTCAGTAGCATTAGTGTTCCTTTTCCACAGAAATGATGAAAAACGGATTCAGGCATACGGACTGCCACCGGAGAGAAAATGGAATAGGTTTGAGTCTTTGGTGCAGTTTAATCCAAAAAGAGAATTCCGGAATGGGACggatttgatatggcaaataCCCGATTCGCCTAAGGCTGTTCTTTTTCTAGCTCATGGATGTAGTGGTAGAGCTGTTAATTTTTGGGATAAGTCTCCTAAATGTCCTGAATGTGTTGGTTTGCCTGAGGAAAGGCTGCTTGTGCTTCATGCTCTTGCTCGTAAATTTGCTGTCTTGACTATATCAAGTGCAGGGAGGTGCTGGGCATTTGGGGAAGAAAGGTTGATTGTTGAAGATATTATAACATGGTGGGTTAAGAGACAGAACCTTGGAAAGCTTCCTCTTGTGGCTTTGGGGGCCTCTTCTGGTGGGTATTTTGTATCTGCAATTGCTAATGATTTGAAGTTTAGTAGTATTACACTTGTGATTGCTGAAGGATTATTTGATCACATGGACATTAGAGAGGACTATCCACCGACCCTTTTTGTGCACATGCCTAAAGATTTACGCAGGCAACAAAAAATAACTGAATTCATTgaagttttgagaaataaaGGGGTTGATGTTGCAGAGATTGAATGCATGGAGTTGCCTCTGTCACCAACTTTTTTGTTTGATAGAATCCCAGGTCTTGATCAGACTATTTCTGCTACTTTGTTCAACTTATTCAGGGAGAAAGGCTTTGTCGACGAGAATGGGTATATGAAACGGGATGGGCGTGCGACACGTTGGAAAGATGCTCTCCAGGATAGTAAGCCTAATTTGCTAGAAAAGGATTTGGTGCATCCCGTTGAGGAGGAGCTAAATCTTGCATTTGCCTATCATGAAATGACTAGTTTGCAATCTGAAGAgatttttaaatggtttgagTCTCATATGGCCTGA